The Aneurinibacillus migulanus genome contains the following window.
CATAAAGTCAGATGTATAGTAGGAGAGGGATACTATGGATGTAACGAAAACGATCCAGCGAGCAATTCAAGAGACGACGGAAAGGATGATTTCCTTCCGTACCTATATGGAATATGCACTATATTCACCGGAAGGCGGGTATTATCAGCAGGAAAGAACCAAAATCGGCAAACGAGGAGATTTTTATACGAATGCTTCGGTTAGTTCTGTGTATGGAGAAGTGCTGGCTGATACGCTATGGGAAATGATAAACAAGCTTCCTTCCACTAAGCTGGCGATTGTAGAAATGGGTGGGGGGAGCGGGCAATTAAGTGCACAAATTCTCCATTCCCTGCAGAAGACAGGGCGTCTTGCTGCATGCGTACCATCTCTAACATATGTGATGATTGAGGCAAGTGCGTATCATCGTGTGCTTCAAGAGGAAGCGCTACTTCCTTTTCGAAATGTTGTCGACATACAATGGTACAAGAGCGTGGATGAGGCGAAGGCCATGTGGCCGGAATTACGTGGAATACTGTTATCCAACGAACTGCCGGATGCGTTCCCTGTCCATATCGTTGAATACCGAGACGGAAGCTGGTATGAAATCTATGTAACGGAGAATAACGAGGGAGATGAGTTGTTTGCCGAGCGACTGGGACCGCTTTCGACAGATGGGCTTGTCGATTATATTAAACAGGAAGGCATTCCTCCGCTGGAAGGATATCGAACAGAAGTGAATTTGGACAGTGTACGCTGGATGGAAAGCATAGCGGAATGGTTGATTGAAGGCTATGCGCTTACTGTTGACTACGGATATGAACGGAGTGTATTGTATACACCTTCCCGGAAGAAAGGAACACTTCTATGTTATAAGGAGCATACAATGAGTGAAAATCCTTATGAAGAGCCCGGTGCGCAGGATATTACAACCCATGTGAACTTCTCGGCATTGATAGACGTGGCAGAGGAGAAAGGGCTTGAGACGCTTGGTTTTTATACACAGCAGCAATTTTTAATGCAGGCAGGCATATTGCAAAAACTTGAGGAACATACAGGAGGAGATCCATTCCGCAATGAGGCAGCAAAACGAAACCGTGCCATTCGGCAGCTTATTATGGGAGATGGAATGGGCAGCGCATTTCGCGTACTGATTCAGGGGAAGTGTGTAGAGAGAGAACTTGCATGTTGTATGCCCTGGACGCTGCAAAGATAAAAATAAAGCGAAAGCATAGAAAAAACGGAGGGGGTTTTTCCGCTCCGTTTTTACATGTATTATAAGAATGAGGACACCGTGTTTACGATTGCGCTTGCATGATCACCTTCAAGGTTTGTCGGATAGTCACCGAAGAAAGCGTAAAACATGAAGCCCGTAAACGCTAACAGCAGATAAGTCATAAAAATCATCATGTACGTTCTTTCAGAAAGCTCAACAAAGCTTAAAGCAAGGAACATGCCCGTTTGAGCGAAAAATAACAATGCCATTGCTTGTAAGCCACCCCATAACCCCATTAGCGCAATGACCAGGCAGAAAAATGCCAGGACGCGGTACATGCGTGCCATTCTAATTCCCTCCTTTTACTGCTGTTGTAGATAACCCTATCAATCATTATTATTATAATCCAATAGGTAAAGACTGTAAACGCGAAGGTTTGTCTATTATATGACACATTATTAGGAAAGGCGCAACATCGTATAGTCGCAGGACTTACATCCTGCTAGCATCGAATTCTCTTCGATTAATGAAATGTTTTCGCCGAAGTATGTCTCGAAAATACCGAGCAGAAGCGCGTGATGCATCCGGCAGATACTCTGTGGATTTTTTGACGCAGCTTCTTTGAACGTGCAATTGTATACGCGGAAACGAAGATTTTGTTCACCGATAAGCTCGATTTCAGGGTTAAGTCCCTGTGCAAGCACTAAACGGTGAATAGAGGCGATTTTTTCCTCTGGGTTCATTTCGCTAATGCTGGTCCGCTCTTTCTCAATAGCTTGTCTTGCCGCCTCATGCCCAAATTTGCGTCCCATTTCGTAAAGCGCCTTCTGTCCGGCTTCACCCAGAGAAATCAGTGTTTCGATAGCGATATTGGCCAGCAATTGATAGTCGCGCGGTGGGAACTGTAGGCTGATGACCTGATCAGATAAAGAATACAAACGACTTGGACGACCGCCCTTACCGGTTTTTTCCGAAGTGGAATCCAGCAGGTTCACATCCTCAAGCTTTGTCAGGTGAAGACGCGCAACATTTGGATGAATATCGAATTGGTCAGCAATTTCCTGTACAGTAACGGCCCGGTGGTTGGACACAATGTATTGGTAAATGGAAAAACGGGTTGGATCAGCAAGTACGCTGGTCAATTTTAAAGTTTCATTTTCCACTGGTAGTCCCCCTCATTATTTCTTATATCTGGGGTTAATTATAGTACAAATAAAGGAAAGGGTAAATGAAACTTTTGTAAACACTATTGACATAGAAATAAACCCAATAATATAATTAAATAAATTAAAGATGGTAGGTATTCCTATTCTCTATTCACTTTACATTATTTATAAGCTATATATTTGTTACATATGAACGTTGTTTCACTTTTTAATAATTGTATCGTGGTGCGAGGTGGGAAAGAAGTAGGATGTTGGGACATTCTATGCGTAGATAATGAAGAAATCTGGCATTCTCTTTCCAACCTCCCTTCCTTTCTCTTGTCATACTTCGCTCCGCAAAAGCATGTCAATGTATCAAGCTAATTTATATAGATAACATGCGAATAGTTGACAAGGAGATGACCGGGGATGAGTGAGCATCACCTAACATTTTTTACTTATCCAAGCTGCACCTCTTGCCGTAAAGCCAAAGCGTTCCTGAAAGAGAAGGGGGTCGAATATGATGAGCGTCATCTATTCAAAAATCCTCCCTCAGCTGAGGAATTGTTAGAAATTATTAAAATGACTAACAATGGCACCGATGATATTTTATCGACACGCAGCCGCAAGTTCAAAGAATTGGACAAGGATATCGAAGACATGACCGTTTCCGAGCTGCTGGAGATGGTAAGCGAAGAACCGAGGTTACTTCGCCGGCCGATTATTTTTGACGGAGAGAATTTAATCATCGGCTATAATCGTACCGCCATGCAAGATTTGTTAGCGTAACGCTACGTACATTTGTCAAGTAAAAAGCCGACGGGCATGCCCGTCGGCTTTTTGTGCTACAATATTGATGGAGGAGATGACGTTGCAACCACATAAAATTATGCTTGTAGATGGTATGAGTTTGCTGTTCCGCGGGTACTATGCGCTGGCAAATCGGGGGCCGATGTATGCAAAGAACGGATACCCGACAAATGCTATTTACGGATTTATGCAGTACTTTTTTGACGCGATAGGGACATTCACCCCGACCCATATCATTTGTTGTTGGGATATGGGAGCGAAGACGTTCCGTAATGAAAAGTTTCCCGACTATAAGGCGAACCGGGGAGAAGCGCCGGATGATCTGCTACCGCAGTTTGAACTGGTCAAAGAGATGGTAGAAGCACTCGGAGTGCCTAATATAGGTGTGCCGGGGTACGAAGCAGATGATGTCATCGGTTCGCTCAGTCGTACGTTTGCAAAGGAAGCACAGATTATTATTCTAACCGGGGATCATGATGCACTTCAACTTATCGAAGAGAATGTACATGTGGCGATTATGAAAAAAGGTTTATCCAATTATAAGGTGTATACGCTGGATGTGCTGCACGCTGAGAAGGGGCTAAGCCCGATTCAAATGATTGATGTGAAAGGTCTTATGGGGGACGCTTCGGATAATTATCCGGGGGTTAAAGGAATAGGTGAGAAGACAGCAATTAAGCTTATTACCGAATATGAAACGATCGAGAATCTGCTTGCCAATGTAGACAAGCTTACGCCTGCGTTGCGTAAAAAAATTACGGAAAACATCGACATGCTTCACATGTCCCGTGAACTGGCAACGATCGCCTGCGATGTCCAACACGAGATGACTTTGGATGGTTGTGTTTGGTGTATCGACATGGAACATGCACAGCAGAAGTTTGCAGAATACGAGATTCACCGCCTGCTGAACAGGTTAGTTGAACATACCATTAGATAAGGTATAGGGTTCCACGAAAGCGTTTTGGTTGATATACATACGCTCAGGAGTATAGGGGAGGGAATAATGTGAATACGGTTTTACTAGACAAACAAGATGGTGTCGCGTTGGTTACATTGAACCGTCCGAGTGTCCGAAATGCCATTAGCTTCGAAATGGTAGAAGAGTTGGATACTTGTTTGGATGAGCTTGCGTCCGATAAGGAAGTAAAAGTGATCGTTTTCACAGGAGCGGGAGATAAAGCATTCGTATCTGGAGGCGATCTGGATCAATTTTTGTCCGTGCGCACAAAGGATAAATCATATCCTATGCTTATGCGTGTGGCCCGCCTGCTGAGTAAAATCGATCGGTATGCAAAACCAACAATTGCGATGATGAATGGCGCGGCTATCGGTGGTGGCTGCGAATTCGCGGCCGCATGTCGCTTTCGTATGGCGAGTGATAAGGCGAAGATGGGCTTCGTGCAAATCGGCATGCATATTATTACAGGCTGGGGCAGCGGTACTCGTTTGATGGAAAAAATCGGTACGAACAACGCCTTGGAATTACTGCTGACTGGTGAATTGTTTGATGCGGCATATGGCAAGGAAATTGGATTTATCGACCGCGTATTTCCGCATGAAGCATTGCATGATAAAGTAATGAAGTTCGCAGGACGGATTGCAGATAAGCCGCTTGCAGGTATTGAAGCATACATGAAAGTAGCCAAGATGGTGGATTCTGGCCTGGCACGAGAGGTATGTATCGAAGAAGAAATCGATTTATGCTCCTCTCTCTGGGGATCGGAAGCGCATTACGATGTCGTTCAGAAGTTTTTGCAGAAAAAATAAACGAAAAAACCAACCTTCTTCCGTTTAAATCTTTTAGCCGCTGGACATACTATTTTACTAGAAAATCATTCTATGAACTCTAGTAAGTGCATAAAAATAGTGGTAACAAGGCAATTTGGAATTAAACGGAGGGATTTATATATGACTGTAACACGTCAAGACGCATGGACGCCGGATGATGATTTGCTGCTGGCAGAAGTGACGCTGCGCCATATTCGCGAGGGAAGTACCCAACTATGTGCATTCGAAGAAGTAGGTGAGCGTCTCAGTAGGACGGCAGCTGCGTGTGGATTCCGCTGGAACAGTGCCGTGCGTAAACGTTATGAAGATGCCATTCAAATCGCTAAGGCCCATCGCCAGGAGCGCAAGAAAGCGAAACGGAGGCTGAAAAGTATTTCTCCGGTTCCTCTCATGGAAAAGGCAAGTCTAGCAGAAGAAACCTCTCATGCTGAAGTGGATGAGGCGATTGCTGTAAGACAGCAGGAGATGCAGGAGGAAATTTCCCTTGATGTCGTCATTCGTTTTCTGCGTGGACAGAAGGATGCATATAAGCGTATGAAACAGTTGGAAAAGGAAGCGGCTGATAGCCGCAAGGAGCTTGAAGAGCTTCGCACCGAGAATGAGAGTCTGAGAGAAGAGCTGTCTTTGATGAAGTCGGACTATCAAGTCGTTAACGACGATTACAAAGCTTTGATTCAGATTATGGATCGTGCGCGTAAGATGGCATTTCTTGGTGGAGAAGAAGAGGTTGATGTGAAACCGCGTTTTAAGATGGACGCTAATGGAAATCTCGAGCGTGTCGATTACAGATAAAAAAGAAAAGACGGAACAGGCGAACAGGTAGTGTAAGCCCTTCCGTCTTTTTTTATGGCACTCAATTAAAAAAATTTCGAAAGTAAGAAAGGTATTTTTAATCCTTTGTAGAAAATATCATTTATAGAGTGACTGATTTTTACATATTGTGCATGAAAGGGTGAGCAAATGGAGATCAAAACGGTTCTCATTGCGAATCGGGGCGAAATCGCCCGTCGAATCATACGGACATGCAAAGCAAAAGGAATTCGCACGATTGCGGTTCATTCGGAAGCGGATGCCTCCATGCCTTTTGTGCGTGAAGCAGACGCAGCGGTCGTTATCGGTCCACCACCGGTAGCGAAGAGCTATTTGAATATGGAAGCGATTTTACAGGCCGCCAAGGAACAGGGGGCCGACGCAATTCATCCAGGCTACGGCCTTCTTTCGGAGAATGGGAGCTTTGCGAGAAGATGCGCAGAAGAAGGGATTGTGTTCATTGGTCCACATCCGGAAGTTATGGAGGACATGGGTGACAAAATTCGTGCACGAGCCCGAATGATAGAAGCGGGGGTACCGGTAGTTCCGGGATATAACGGCAGCATCGCAGATGCGGAAGAAGCGTGCCACATCGCAGCGGGCATAGGATATCCGGTCATGCTGAAGGCAAGCGCGGGTGGCGGCGGTATCGGCATGCAAGTATGCGAAAATGAAGAAGAAGTGCGAAAAGCATTCCAGTCCGCCAAGGGACGGGCGAAAGCGTATTTTGGCAACGATGATATGTTTATCGAGAAATATATTGAAGAACCACACCATATCGAAGTACAGATTGCCGGCGACAAACATGGCCAGATCATCCATCTGTTTGAGCGGGAGTGCTCGATTCAGCGACGTCATCAGAAGGTAATTGAAGAAAGTCCGTCTCCGTTCCTTGATAATGCGACACGGGAGGCGATTTGCCAAACGGCTGTTCAAGCTGCACAGGCAGTTGGTTATACAGGAGTCGGAACCGTTGAATTTATCATGAATGGAGAGAAGGAATTTTTCTTTCTGGAAATGAACACGCGCCTTCAGGTGGAGCATCCGGTTACTGAAGCTGTAACAGGCTTTGATCTTGTAGAGATGCAGTTGGCGATTGCTGAAGAGAAAGCGCTAACATTTTCTCAGGAAGAGGTAATGCAACGTGGACATGCGATAGAACTTCGCATTTATGCTGAAGATCCGGTTACATTTATGCCGTCTCCGGGTACAATTTCAAGATATGAACAACCGGAAGGGAAAGGGATTCGCGTTGACGATGCCGTTGAGTCGGGTTCAACCATTACACCATTCTATGATCCGATGATAGGCAAGTTAATCGTTAGCGGAAGCACGCGCACCGAAGCAATCACCCGTGCTGAAGAAGCGCTCACACAGTATGTAATCGAGGGCATTAAAACGAATCTCCCGATGCTTGGCGACGTGCTGCATAATGAAACGTTCGCGGCGGGAATATACACAACACAGTTCGTCCAACAAATGAAGCGTGCGACCAATAAATAATACAATATGGGAGGAATATAAAATGAAACAAATCGTGGCAAACATGGCGGGTACAGTAATCGATGTATTAGTGAATGAAGGGGATGAGGTGCAGGGTGGCGCCGATGTAGTCATGCTTGAATCAATGAAGATGGAAGTACCCGTAGCAGCCGAAGTGTCTGGTAAAGTAACGGCAATAAAAGTAAATGTAGGTGATTTCGTCAACGAAGGAGATGTGTTGATCGAGCTTGAAGGGTAAGGAGGTAGCAGTATGACAAACCGGGTTACCCTATTTGAAGTCGGCCCGCGTGATGGACTACAGAACGAAAAGGAAATTATTGATACCTCTCTTAAAATTGAACTGATTGAGCGATTAGTCAGTGCTGGTATTCGTAGAATTGAGACTACTTCATTTGTCAATCCGAAGTGGATTCCACAATTGGAAGATGCTGTAGACGTGCTGAATGGGATTCAGCGAAAAGATGGCGTTGTCTACAGTGCGCTCGTACCAAATTTGAAAGGGTTGGAACGAGCACAGCAGACTGGAATCAAAGAAATTGCAGTCTTCATGTCATCTAGCGAGTCGCATAACAAGAGCAATATTAATAAAACGATGGAAGAAACATACCCTGTATTGCGGGAGGTGGTCGAGACGGCAGCGGCGGTAGGCATGAAAGTACGCGGCTATGTATCGACTGCATTCGGCTGTCCGTATGAAGGAGATGTACCTCTTTCGGCAGTAGCCCGTGTGACAGAAGAATTGTTACGTATGGGTGTATATGAGGTATCTATCGGAGACACGATTGGTGTCGGGACGCCGGGACAGGTAAAAGAACGTTTTACCTCGCTCATTGGGCTATTTGGTGAGGAAAGGCTTGCCGGTCATTTTCATGATACGCGTGGAACCGGGCTTGCCAACGTTTATGCGGCGCTTGAAGCTGGCATCCGCACATTTGACAGCTCTATCGGTGGGCTGGGCGGGTGTCCGTATGCGCCTGGTGCATCCGGCAATATCTCTACGGAAGATGTTCTCTATATGTTGCACGGAATGGGCATGGAGACAGGAGTGAAGCTGGAGGAAGTCGTAGAAGTAGGAACGTTCATGGAGAGGATACTTAACCGTACGCTGCCCTCAAGGGTACTGCAGGCAATGAAAAAAACATGCACGGAAGGGGAAAGTGCGAATGAGCGATACACAACAGATAAATAAGACGCTGGAGGAGAAGCTTCACGAACGGGTTGAGCAGGTTCAGCGTGGCGGCGCGGAGAAATATCATGAGAAAAATAAAGAGCATAATAAGCTGTTTGTACGCGATCGGTTGAAGTTGCTGTTCGATGATGAGTTTCAACTGGAGGATGGTTTGTTTGCCAACTTTATGGCCGGGGATTTGCCAGCGGACGGTGTAGTGACAGCCATCGGTAAAGTGAACGGGCAGACAGTCTGTGTCATGGCGAACGATTCCACTGTTAAGGCCGGTTCCTGGGGAGCACGGACGGTAGAGAAAATCATCCGCATTCAGGAAACGGCGGAAAAACTTCGTGTACCGATGATTTATCTTGTAGACTCGGCAGGTGCGCGTATTACTGATCAGATTGAGATGTTTCCGGGCCGTCGTGGCGCAGGGCGCATCTTTTACAATCAAGTGAAGCTATCCGGTATGGTTCCGCAAGTATGTGTACTGTTCGGACCTTCTGCGGCAGGTGGTGCATACATTCCGGCATTCTGCGATATTGTTGTTATGGTAGAAGGCAATGCCAGCATGTATCTTGGTTCTCCGCGTATGGCCGAGATGGTGATCGGAGAGAAAGTTACACTTGAAGAGATGGGCGGCGCACGCATGCACTGCTCTGTCAGCGGCTGCGGTGATGTGCTGGCTTCCTCTGAACAGGAAGCGATCGAATCGGCGCGTCAGTACCTCTCTTATTTTCCAGCTAATTTTCAGGAGAAGCCACCGGTGCACGAAGCGAAAGCGCCGAAAGAGGGGATTCGCAGCGTAGAAGAAATCGTACCGACAAATCAGAATGCGCCGTTTAATATGCATGAATTGATTGAGGCCATTGTGGATGAAGATTCGTTTTATGAGATGAAAAAGCTGTTTGCAGCAGAGCTGATTACTGGATTCGCCCGTATGGACGGAAAACCGGTAGGAATTATTGCAAATCAGCCGCGTGTAAAAGGCGGTGTACTGTTCGTTGATTCAGCAGATAAAGCCGCGCGCTTTATTAATCTGTGTGATGCATACGGCATTCCGGTGCTGTTCCTCGCCGACGTTCCTGGTTTTATGATCGGTACAAAGGTAGAGCGTGCAGGCATTATCCGTCATGGAGCCAAAATGATTTCGGCGATGTCAGAAGCAACCGTACCAAAAATTTCGATTATCGTACGTAAAGCATATGGTGCCGGTTTGTATGCGATGGCAGGTCCGGCGTTTGAACCTGATTGCTGCCTGGCTCTGCCTACCGCACAAATCGCGGTTATGGGACCGGAAGCTGCTGTTAATGCTGTATATAGCAACAAAATCAATGCTATTGAGGATGCACAGGAACGCCAGAAATTCGTAATGGAGAAACGAAAAGAATACCAGGAAGATATTGATATTTATCGTCTAGCTTCCGAGCTTATCATCGACGGAATTGTGGAAGGAAGCCGCTTGCGAGAAGAGCTTGTCGGGCGCCTTTCAGCATACGGAAGCAAACAGTTGACATTCTCACACCGCAAGCATCCGGTTTACCCGGTATAATCCGCACGGTGACATGCTAGATACGTACTGTTCCTTGATTGACATTTCAGAATGTGCGCGGATGTGCTATGATGAAACATAATGATAGCGATTGAGGAGCAGGAACATGAGTCATTCTTTTCGACAGCGTATTCTGGCGGCTGCGCATAAGGTTTTTATCGAGAAAGGATACCGGCAGGCGGATATGCGATCTATCGCCAAAGAGGCGGGCATTGCGGTCGGTACGATTTACAACTACTATCCAAACAAAGCCGTACTGTACCAGGCCATTCTCGTTCAGCAATCAGATGAGCTTGATTTTCGGATTTTTGAGATTACGCGTGACGAGAACCAGCATACCGTTGAAAAGCTGCAATCTATTACGGATTTGCTGCTTGCTTTCGTTGTTCGTCACTCCAGTTTCTGGCGTGAGATTGTTGAAGACCCGCAGCGTAATGTGGAAATACGTGATGAAGGGCATAAAGCGCAAATGAGAGCGCATGAGCAACTGAAAAAGCATCTGTTTAATGTGTTTACGGAAGCTACCAAGGAATCCGTGTGGATTGAGCGTCATGTATTGACTTATATAGCAGCGGTAACACATATTGGAGTGTTTTTCCCCGAACAGCTGGAAGAGAACCAAAGATATGTAATGGGACTCGTTCAGCGTATGCTTGGTTTGTCGAGGACTGAAACCGATATAGCTGAAACTG
Protein-coding sequences here:
- a CDS encoding 5'-3' exonuclease, with amino-acid sequence MTLQPHKIMLVDGMSLLFRGYYALANRGPMYAKNGYPTNAIYGFMQYFFDAIGTFTPTHIICCWDMGAKTFRNEKFPDYKANRGEAPDDLLPQFELVKEMVEALGVPNIGVPGYEADDVIGSLSRTFAKEAQIIILTGDHDALQLIEENVHVAIMKKGLSNYKVYTLDVLHAEKGLSPIQMIDVKGLMGDASDNYPGVKGIGEKTAIKLITEYETIENLLANVDKLTPALRKKITENIDMLHMSRELATIACDVQHEMTLDGCVWCIDMEHAQQKFAEYEIHRLLNRLVEHTIR
- a CDS encoding TetR/AcrR family transcriptional regulator, whose protein sequence is MSHSFRQRILAAAHKVFIEKGYRQADMRSIAKEAGIAVGTIYNYYPNKAVLYQAILVQQSDELDFRIFEITRDENQHTVEKLQSITDLLLAFVVRHSSFWREIVEDPQRNVEIRDEGHKAQMRAHEQLKKHLFNVFTEATKESVWIERHVLTYIAAVTHIGVFFPEQLEENQRYVMGLVQRMLGLSRTETDIAETDIIKHIQD
- a CDS encoding acetyl-CoA carboxylase biotin carboxylase subunit; its protein translation is MKTVLIANRGEIARRIIRTCKAKGIRTIAVHSEADASMPFVREADAAVVIGPPPVAKSYLNMEAILQAAKEQGADAIHPGYGLLSENGSFARRCAEEGIVFIGPHPEVMEDMGDKIRARARMIEAGVPVVPGYNGSIADAEEACHIAAGIGYPVMLKASAGGGGIGMQVCENEEEVRKAFQSAKGRAKAYFGNDDMFIEKYIEEPHHIEVQIAGDKHGQIIHLFERECSIQRRHQKVIEESPSPFLDNATREAICQTAVQAAQAVGYTGVGTVEFIMNGEKEFFFLEMNTRLQVEHPVTEAVTGFDLVEMQLAIAEEKALTFSQEEVMQRGHAIELRIYAEDPVTFMPSPGTISRYEQPEGKGIRVDDAVESGSTITPFYDPMIGKLIVSGSTRTEAITRAEEALTQYVIEGIKTNLPMLGDVLHNETFAAGIYTTQFVQQMKRATNK
- a CDS encoding class I SAM-dependent methyltransferase, which translates into the protein MDVTKTIQRAIQETTERMISFRTYMEYALYSPEGGYYQQERTKIGKRGDFYTNASVSSVYGEVLADTLWEMINKLPSTKLAIVEMGGGSGQLSAQILHSLQKTGRLAACVPSLTYVMIEASAYHRVLQEEALLPFRNVVDIQWYKSVDEAKAMWPELRGILLSNELPDAFPVHIVEYRDGSWYEIYVTENNEGDELFAERLGPLSTDGLVDYIKQEGIPPLEGYRTEVNLDSVRWMESIAEWLIEGYALTVDYGYERSVLYTPSRKKGTLLCYKEHTMSENPYEEPGAQDITTHVNFSALIDVAEEKGLETLGFYTQQQFLMQAGILQKLEEHTGGDPFRNEAAKRNRAIRQLIMGDGMGSAFRVLIQGKCVERELACCMPWTLQR
- a CDS encoding helix-turn-helix transcriptional regulator; translated protein: MENETLKLTSVLADPTRFSIYQYIVSNHRAVTVQEIADQFDIHPNVARLHLTKLEDVNLLDSTSEKTGKGGRPSRLYSLSDQVISLQFPPRDYQLLANIAIETLISLGEAGQKALYEMGRKFGHEAARQAIEKERTSISEMNPEEKIASIHRLVLAQGLNPEIELIGEQNLRFRVYNCTFKEAASKNPQSICRMHHALLLGIFETYFGENISLIEENSMLAGCKSCDYTMLRLS
- a CDS encoding acyl-CoA carboxylase subunit beta, which translates into the protein MSDTQQINKTLEEKLHERVEQVQRGGAEKYHEKNKEHNKLFVRDRLKLLFDDEFQLEDGLFANFMAGDLPADGVVTAIGKVNGQTVCVMANDSTVKAGSWGARTVEKIIRIQETAEKLRVPMIYLVDSAGARITDQIEMFPGRRGAGRIFYNQVKLSGMVPQVCVLFGPSAAGGAYIPAFCDIVVMVEGNASMYLGSPRMAEMVIGEKVTLEEMGGARMHCSVSGCGDVLASSEQEAIESARQYLSYFPANFQEKPPVHEAKAPKEGIRSVEEIVPTNQNAPFNMHELIEAIVDEDSFYEMKKLFAAELITGFARMDGKPVGIIANQPRVKGGVLFVDSADKAARFINLCDAYGIPVLFLADVPGFMIGTKVERAGIIRHGAKMISAMSEATVPKISIIVRKAYGAGLYAMAGPAFEPDCCLALPTAQIAVMGPEAAVNAVYSNKINAIEDAQERQKFVMEKRKEYQEDIDIYRLASELIIDGIVEGSRLREELVGRLSAYGSKQLTFSHRKHPVYPV
- a CDS encoding Spx/MgsR family RNA polymerase-binding regulatory protein; the protein is MSEHHLTFFTYPSCTSCRKAKAFLKEKGVEYDERHLFKNPPSAEELLEIIKMTNNGTDDILSTRSRKFKELDKDIEDMTVSELLEMVSEEPRLLRRPIIFDGENLIIGYNRTAMQDLLA
- a CDS encoding enoyl-CoA hydratase/isomerase family protein → MNTVLLDKQDGVALVTLNRPSVRNAISFEMVEELDTCLDELASDKEVKVIVFTGAGDKAFVSGGDLDQFLSVRTKDKSYPMLMRVARLLSKIDRYAKPTIAMMNGAAIGGGCEFAAACRFRMASDKAKMGFVQIGMHIITGWGSGTRLMEKIGTNNALELLLTGELFDAAYGKEIGFIDRVFPHEALHDKVMKFAGRIADKPLAGIEAYMKVAKMVDSGLAREVCIEEEIDLCSSLWGSEAHYDVVQKFLQKK
- a CDS encoding RsfA family transcriptional regulator yields the protein MTVTRQDAWTPDDDLLLAEVTLRHIREGSTQLCAFEEVGERLSRTAAACGFRWNSAVRKRYEDAIQIAKAHRQERKKAKRRLKSISPVPLMEKASLAEETSHAEVDEAIAVRQQEMQEEISLDVVIRFLRGQKDAYKRMKQLEKEAADSRKELEELRTENESLREELSLMKSDYQVVNDDYKALIQIMDRARKMAFLGGEEEVDVKPRFKMDANGNLERVDYR
- a CDS encoding acetyl-CoA carboxylase biotin carboxyl carrier protein subunit, which gives rise to MKQIVANMAGTVIDVLVNEGDEVQGGADVVMLESMKMEVPVAAEVSGKVTAIKVNVGDFVNEGDVLIELEG
- a CDS encoding hydroxymethylglutaryl-CoA lyase, giving the protein MTNRVTLFEVGPRDGLQNEKEIIDTSLKIELIERLVSAGIRRIETTSFVNPKWIPQLEDAVDVLNGIQRKDGVVYSALVPNLKGLERAQQTGIKEIAVFMSSSESHNKSNINKTMEETYPVLREVVETAAAVGMKVRGYVSTAFGCPYEGDVPLSAVARVTEELLRMGVYEVSIGDTIGVGTPGQVKERFTSLIGLFGEERLAGHFHDTRGTGLANVYAALEAGIRTFDSSIGGLGGCPYAPGASGNISTEDVLYMLHGMGMETGVKLEEVVEVGTFMERILNRTLPSRVLQAMKKTCTEGESANERYTTDK
- a CDS encoding DUF2626 family protein, giving the protein MARMYRVLAFFCLVIALMGLWGGLQAMALLFFAQTGMFLALSFVELSERTYMMIFMTYLLLAFTGFMFYAFFGDYPTNLEGDHASAIVNTVSSFL